One Oryzomonas sagensis DNA segment encodes these proteins:
- a CDS encoding pyrimidine/purine nucleoside phosphorylase, whose translation MSQFSNVTVVKKANVYFDGKVVSRTVLFPDGSKKTLGIMQPGEYEFSTGAAEEMEILAGDLEWRVKGEKVWKKASAGQTFNVPAHSTFLMRMETVVDYCCSYLP comes from the coding sequence ATGTCGCAGTTCTCGAACGTTACGGTAGTCAAAAAGGCCAATGTCTATTTCGACGGCAAGGTGGTCAGCAGGACGGTGCTGTTCCCCGACGGCAGTAAAAAGACCCTGGGGATCATGCAACCGGGGGAGTACGAATTCTCCACCGGAGCGGCCGAGGAGATGGAGATCCTGGCCGGTGACCTGGAATGGCGGGTGAAGGGTGAAAAGGTGTGGAAAAAGGCTTCGGCCGGCCAGACATTCAACGTGCCCGCCCACTCCACGTTCCTGATGAGGATGGAAACGGTTGTGGATTATTGCTGTTCTTATTTGCCGTAG
- a CDS encoding CBS domain-containing protein has product MDVITTHTNADFDCLGAMVAAARLYPGALIAFPGSQEKAVRDFLAVRPEYLPGVVRARDLDLDAITRLIVVDCQQSERIGRFAGLLERPGLEIHIYDHHPITEQSIRPTGGLIRPCGSSSTILGGLLMEQAVELTPEEATLIMLGIHEDTGRLLFVSTTRDDYRVAAWLMERGARVNVVAEALSQELSSQQMGLLKRLLTTLKTTAINGVNISIAHATSDQYVGDIAALAHLMRDMENLDTLFVVVAMEGRIYLVARSRILEVNVGEILRRFHGGGHATAASAVVRDQTLHQVLQRLEEQLRVEVSPRFCAGDIMSAPVKTMPDDVTVAYARDLLTRYNCNAMPVIAAGRMIGIISRKIVEKALYHDLGAAPATDFMHTEFMRAAPTTPIADIQEYMVEGNRRFVPVFKGEELAGAVTRTDLLRHMYGGRRGEPGALYDVGALDFSPKNRSIAGLLGKRLPVAAGKLLHDLGTVGDELGLAVYAIGGFVRDLLLGVANLDIDVTVEGDGIFFAEQFAARHGCRVRSHRTFSTAVVIFPDGAKIDVASTRLEYYESPGVLPTVERSSLRHDLYRRDFTINTLAVCLNGPSFGRLTDYFGGQQDLQERLVRVLHNLSFVEDPTRVFRAIRFEQRLGFHIAPHTENLIRSAVRMNVLNKVGGLRLLNELIQILRENEPVGAIVRMAGFGLLPFVHPALKLLPEIRRVVEETGRVLAWFRLLYLPDACEQWQVYFLALGDRLTTDEFHDACRRLAVPGRISTKVFSHRRQALGTLDAIQRRLRRNPEVRNSEIYDWFHGLPLEMLLYLAARANREEVRRFVSQYVSRLRQVRCSLDGDGLAALGLAPGPRFRTIMDRLLVARLDGEVVNDEQERALALLLIASDGGASVAKMHH; this is encoded by the coding sequence ATGGATGTCATAACCACCCACACCAATGCCGATTTCGACTGCCTGGGCGCCATGGTCGCCGCGGCCCGGCTCTATCCCGGCGCCCTGATCGCCTTTCCCGGTTCCCAGGAAAAGGCGGTGCGCGACTTCCTGGCAGTCCGCCCCGAGTATCTGCCCGGCGTGGTTCGCGCCAGGGACCTCGACCTGGACGCCATCACCCGCCTGATCGTCGTCGATTGCCAGCAGAGTGAGCGCATCGGGCGTTTTGCCGGCCTCCTGGAACGTCCCGGCCTTGAGATTCATATCTATGACCATCACCCGATCACGGAACAGAGCATCCGGCCGACCGGCGGCCTGATCCGCCCCTGCGGTTCGTCATCCACCATCCTGGGCGGGCTTCTGATGGAGCAGGCGGTCGAACTCACGCCGGAAGAGGCCACCCTGATCATGCTCGGCATCCACGAGGATACCGGCCGGCTGCTGTTCGTCTCGACCACGCGGGACGACTATCGCGTGGCGGCTTGGCTCATGGAGCGGGGCGCGCGAGTAAACGTGGTGGCCGAGGCCCTCTCCCAGGAGTTGAGCAGTCAGCAGATGGGGCTCCTGAAACGGCTGCTGACCACGCTCAAGACCACAGCCATCAACGGCGTCAACATCTCCATCGCCCACGCCACGAGCGATCAGTACGTGGGCGACATCGCCGCCCTGGCCCACCTGATGCGGGACATGGAGAATCTGGACACCCTCTTCGTGGTGGTCGCCATGGAGGGGCGCATTTACCTGGTGGCGCGCAGCCGTATCCTGGAGGTCAACGTGGGGGAGATCCTGCGCCGTTTCCACGGGGGGGGGCACGCCACCGCCGCATCGGCCGTGGTGCGTGACCAGACGTTGCACCAGGTACTGCAACGCCTGGAGGAGCAGCTGCGGGTCGAGGTCAGTCCCCGGTTCTGCGCCGGGGATATCATGTCCGCACCGGTCAAGACCATGCCGGACGATGTCACCGTAGCCTACGCCCGGGACCTGCTGACCCGCTACAACTGCAACGCCATGCCGGTCATTGCCGCCGGCCGGATGATCGGGATCATCTCCCGCAAGATCGTGGAGAAGGCGCTCTACCACGATCTGGGTGCAGCCCCGGCCACCGACTTCATGCACACCGAATTCATGCGGGCCGCTCCCACCACCCCCATCGCCGACATCCAGGAATACATGGTGGAGGGCAACCGCCGTTTCGTGCCGGTATTCAAAGGGGAAGAGCTTGCGGGCGCGGTGACGCGCACCGATCTGTTGCGCCACATGTACGGCGGCCGCCGGGGCGAACCGGGGGCGCTCTACGACGTGGGGGCCCTCGACTTCTCCCCCAAAAATCGTTCCATTGCCGGCCTGCTGGGCAAGCGGCTGCCCGTTGCCGCCGGCAAGCTCCTGCACGACCTGGGGACCGTCGGTGACGAATTGGGGCTGGCGGTGTATGCCATCGGCGGATTCGTACGCGACCTGCTGCTGGGGGTGGCAAACCTGGACATCGACGTCACGGTGGAGGGGGACGGCATCTTTTTCGCGGAACAGTTTGCCGCCCGCCACGGTTGCCGGGTTCGCAGCCATCGGACCTTCAGCACGGCGGTAGTGATCTTCCCGGACGGAGCCAAGATCGACGTGGCCAGCACCCGCCTGGAATACTACGAGTCCCCCGGTGTGCTGCCAACCGTGGAACGCTCCTCGTTGCGCCACGACCTGTATCGGCGGGATTTCACCATCAACACCCTGGCGGTGTGCCTCAACGGCCCGTCGTTCGGGCGCCTGACCGATTACTTCGGCGGCCAGCAGGACCTTCAGGAACGGTTGGTCAGGGTGCTGCACAACCTCTCCTTCGTGGAGGACCCGACCCGGGTTTTCCGGGCGATCCGTTTCGAACAGCGCCTCGGTTTCCATATCGCGCCTCACACCGAGAACCTGATCCGCAGCGCGGTGCGGATGAACGTCCTCAATAAGGTCGGTGGCCTGCGTCTATTGAACGAATTGATCCAGATCCTGCGGGAAAATGAGCCGGTGGGGGCCATTGTCCGCATGGCCGGCTTCGGCCTGCTGCCGTTTGTCCATCCCGCCCTCAAGTTGCTTCCCGAGATCAGGCGGGTCGTGGAGGAAACCGGGCGGGTCCTGGCCTGGTTCCGCCTGTTGTATCTGCCGGATGCCTGCGAACAGTGGCAGGTCTACTTCCTGGCCCTGGGCGACCGGCTCACCACCGACGAGTTCCATGACGCCTGCCGCCGGTTGGCGGTGCCGGGACGGATCTCGACAAAGGTATTCAGCCACCGTCGGCAGGCGCTGGGAACCCTGGATGCCATTCAACGCCGCCTGCGCCGCAATCCCGAGGTTCGTAACAGCGAGATTTACGACTGGTTCCACGGGCTGCCGCTGGAGATGCTCCTCTACCTGGCCGCGCGCGCCAACCGCGAGGAGGTCAGACGTTTTGTCTCCCAGTACGTTTCTCGTCTGCGCCAGGTCCGCTGCTCCCTGGATGGGGACGGGCTGGCGGCACTGGGATTGGCGCCGGGCCCCCGGTTTCGCACGATCATGGACCGGCTGTTGGTGGCGCGGCTCGATGGCGAGGTCGTCAATGACGAGCAGGAGCGAGCCCTGGCGCTGCTGCTTATCGCGTCAGATGGCGGAGCCAGTGTTGCAAAAATGCATCACTGA
- the queF gene encoding preQ(1) synthase, translated as MALHENLKSLGAGATAYRYDRPDAGLLESFPSPFAQPDMNPAKAVGTLHIECPEFTCLCPMTGQPDFAKIVIDYQPDRLCVESKSLKLYLGSFRMHGEFHEASVNRICNDLVALLEPVWLTVRGEFTPRGGIPFWPTAEYRR; from the coding sequence ATGGCGCTTCACGAGAATCTGAAATCACTGGGGGCCGGGGCAACGGCCTACCGCTACGACCGGCCCGACGCCGGGCTTCTGGAATCATTCCCCAGCCCCTTTGCCCAACCGGACATGAACCCGGCCAAGGCCGTGGGCACGTTGCACATCGAATGCCCGGAATTCACCTGCCTCTGCCCCATGACCGGGCAGCCGGACTTCGCCAAAATCGTCATCGACTACCAGCCGGACCGTCTCTGCGTCGAAAGCAAGAGCCTCAAGCTCTACCTGGGCTCCTTCCGCATGCACGGAGAATTCCACGAGGCCAGCGTCAACCGCATCTGCAACGACCTGGTGGCGCTGCTCGAACCGGTCTGGCTGACGGTGCGGGGCGAGTTCACCCCCCGGGGCGGCATCCCCTTCTGGCCCACGGCCGAGTACCGTAGGTAA
- a CDS encoding elongation factor P, producing the protein MFTTSDFKKGLVIQLDGAPCLILDVTFQSPSARGANTMVKTRYRNLITSQVLDKTFRSGDKVDEADYGRNKGQFLYADGAKGVFMDLGTYEQFEVDEEAFEALAPFLLEGTEVVLGLFEGRLVNVELPMTVELVVTETAPVLKNATATAQTKEAILETGLKLQVPPYLATGEKIKVDTRDGRFISRA; encoded by the coding sequence ATGTTCACCACATCCGATTTCAAAAAAGGACTCGTCATCCAGTTGGACGGGGCGCCCTGCCTGATCCTCGACGTCACCTTCCAGTCCCCGTCGGCCCGGGGCGCCAACACCATGGTCAAGACCCGCTACCGCAACCTGATCACCTCCCAGGTGCTGGACAAGACCTTCCGTTCCGGCGACAAGGTGGACGAGGCCGACTACGGCCGCAACAAAGGACAGTTCCTGTATGCCGACGGTGCAAAGGGGGTCTTCATGGATCTGGGGACCTATGAACAGTTCGAGGTTGACGAGGAGGCGTTCGAGGCGCTGGCCCCCTTCCTGCTGGAGGGGACCGAGGTGGTGCTGGGGCTCTTCGAGGGGCGTCTGGTCAATGTGGAACTGCCCATGACCGTGGAACTGGTTGTCACGGAAACCGCACCGGTGCTCAAGAATGCCACCGCCACGGCCCAGACCAAAGAGGCTATCCTGGAGACCGGCCTCAAGCTCCAGGTCCCGCCGTATCTGGCAACCGGGGAGAAGATCAAGGTGGATACCCGGGACGGCAGATTCATATCACGGGCTTAG
- a CDS encoding triphosphoribosyl-dephospho-CoA synthase, with protein sequence MNSSRTSDIELLAMFLVKGVAMELYLTPKPGLVDLDDCGSHHDLSLATMERSIHIIADYLDQLCRSLAAGEEFARQAAIGRRAEQAMLASLGTNTHKGYLFLSGLLLVAAWHAPSADEQSFRKQVAALAGEFFAAQGEQATHGQQQRALHGAGGIVREAMNGLPALFDEAVPAYLAALEIHGHPNIASFAMLGRLMQTVDDTTTLHRCGSMGLSRIRRDGRQIERLIAMGEDCEPFLHSLNREYIRMNLTMGGVADMLGLSYCYLLACGCLLGFPERHPPFERKNGPGSPSEGFSGAA encoded by the coding sequence ATGAACTCCTCGCGCACTTCAGATATTGAACTGTTGGCCATGTTTCTGGTCAAGGGGGTTGCCATGGAACTGTACCTGACCCCCAAGCCGGGGCTGGTGGACCTGGATGACTGCGGTTCCCACCACGACCTGTCCCTGGCCACCATGGAGCGTTCGATCCATATCATTGCCGACTATCTCGACCAGCTCTGCCGCTCCCTGGCTGCCGGCGAGGAGTTCGCCCGTCAGGCCGCCATCGGCAGGAGGGCCGAACAGGCCATGCTGGCAAGCCTGGGCACCAATACCCACAAGGGGTATCTCTTTCTGAGCGGTCTGCTGCTCGTTGCAGCCTGGCATGCCCCATCGGCCGACGAACAGAGCTTTCGGAAACAGGTCGCCGCCCTGGCCGGGGAATTCTTTGCCGCCCAGGGGGAACAGGCCACCCATGGGCAACAGCAGAGGGCTCTGCACGGTGCGGGAGGGATCGTGCGGGAGGCCATGAACGGCCTGCCGGCGCTCTTCGACGAGGCGGTCCCGGCCTACCTTGCGGCCCTGGAAATCCACGGGCATCCCAACATCGCCTCGTTTGCCATGCTGGGCCGCCTGATGCAGACCGTCGACGACACCACCACGCTCCACCGGTGCGGCAGCATGGGGCTCTCCCGCATCAGGAGGGATGGCCGGCAGATCGAGCGGCTCATCGCCATGGGGGAGGATTGCGAGCCGTTTCTCCACAGTCTCAACAGGGAGTATATCAGGATGAATCTTACCATGGGGGGGGTGGCCGACATGCTGGGGCTCTCCTACTGCTACCTGCTCGCCTGCGGATGCCTCTTGGGTTTTCCGGAACGGCACCCCCCTTTTGAACGCAAAAACGGCCCCGGGAGTCCTTCTGAGGGATTTTCCGGGGCCGCTTGA
- a CDS encoding Nif3-like dinuclear metal center hexameric protein, producing MKTPKLSDILGIINKIAPPGLAESWDNSGLQVGNPDAGIERIMIALDATPAVMEAARTSSCHLLVTHHPLLFKPLKTISTATPQGKLVHDAIRSDLAVVSIHTSYDVAVGGLNDLLAERLGVSGCRPLQATAGQELVKLAVFVPGDHLEQVRGTLLPWAEALGNYRDCSFSALGEGTFTPLAGATPFIGAVGSREQVSEQRLELLMDRRNLPRAVKALLAAHPYEEPAFDIYPLLNEGKQLGLGRVGSLAEQTTLADYAARIREMLHAPGLRYVGDPATVIKKVALCSGSGASLLRDAVRCGADVLVTGDVKYHDARDAHDLGIALIDAGHFPSEIIMVDDVAERLGRMLSEAGYENCRILPCRIESDPLRV from the coding sequence ATGAAGACGCCAAAACTCTCCGACATACTTGGAATCATTAACAAAATAGCCCCTCCCGGTTTGGCGGAATCGTGGGATAACTCGGGATTGCAGGTCGGAAACCCGGATGCCGGGATAGAGCGCATCATGATCGCCCTGGACGCCACCCCGGCCGTCATGGAAGCCGCCCGCACCAGTTCCTGCCACCTGCTCGTCACCCACCACCCCCTGCTGTTCAAACCGCTTAAAACCATTTCAACCGCCACCCCCCAGGGAAAACTCGTACACGACGCCATCAGGTCCGATCTGGCGGTCGTCAGCATCCACACCAGCTACGACGTGGCCGTGGGGGGGCTGAACGACCTGTTGGCCGAACGCCTGGGAGTCTCCGGTTGCCGGCCGCTCCAGGCAACTGCCGGGCAGGAGTTGGTCAAGCTGGCGGTCTTCGTGCCGGGCGACCACCTTGAACAGGTCCGTGGAACGCTCCTTCCCTGGGCCGAGGCTCTGGGCAACTACCGGGACTGCTCCTTCAGCGCCCTCGGCGAAGGGACCTTTACCCCCCTGGCCGGCGCTACGCCGTTCATCGGCGCGGTGGGCAGCCGGGAACAGGTCTCTGAACAGCGCCTGGAACTACTCATGGACCGACGCAATCTGCCGCGGGCCGTCAAGGCGCTCCTGGCGGCGCACCCCTACGAAGAGCCGGCCTTCGACATCTATCCCCTGCTCAACGAGGGCAAACAACTCGGACTGGGCCGGGTAGGCTCCCTGGCGGAGCAGACGACCCTGGCCGACTATGCGGCGCGGATCAGGGAAATGTTGCATGCCCCTGGGCTGCGCTATGTGGGCGACCCCGCGACTGTGATCAAAAAAGTGGCTCTGTGCAGCGGCAGCGGGGCGTCGCTCTTGCGCGATGCGGTCCGTTGCGGAGCCGACGTCCTGGTGACGGGCGATGTGAAATACCACGATGCCCGGGATGCGCACGACCTGGGCATCGCCCTGATCGATGCCGGGCATTTCCCCAGCGAGATCATCATGGTAGACGATGTGGCCGAACGCCTGGGCCGCATGCTATCCGAGGCGGGTTACGAAAACTGCCGGATACTACCCTGCCGTATCGAATCCGACCCATTGAGAGTCTGA